The Vibrio navarrensis genome has a segment encoding these proteins:
- a CDS encoding SDR family oxidoreductase encodes MTKSVLITGCSSGIGYVCAHALQAQGFRVIASCRKEEDVIRLRQEGLTCIQLDLADSQSITRGVEQTLALTNGELYGLFNNGAYGQPGALEDLPTDALREQFESNFFGWHQLVREVLPIMRQQNEGRIIQNSSVLGFAAMKYRGAYNASKFAIEGWTDTLRLELYGSNIHIALLEPGPIETRFRQNALTAFMKWIDIESSPHKEHYLAQRSRLENETSSNRFVLPAQSCVAPVLHALTSPKPKIRYRVTTPTVLFAYLKRLLPARWMDEILRRAA; translated from the coding sequence ATGACCAAATCGGTATTAATCACTGGCTGCTCCAGTGGTATTGGCTATGTTTGTGCCCACGCCCTGCAAGCACAGGGCTTTAGGGTGATAGCCTCCTGCCGAAAAGAAGAGGATGTCATCAGGCTACGCCAAGAAGGTTTGACCTGTATTCAGTTGGATCTTGCTGATAGCCAAAGCATTACCCGTGGGGTAGAACAAACCTTAGCGCTCACTAATGGCGAGTTGTACGGGCTATTTAACAACGGTGCCTATGGACAACCCGGCGCACTGGAAGATCTCCCCACCGACGCACTACGTGAACAATTTGAGAGCAATTTTTTTGGCTGGCATCAACTGGTACGAGAAGTCTTGCCGATTATGAGACAGCAAAATGAGGGGCGAATCATCCAAAACAGTTCCGTGCTCGGCTTTGCCGCAATGAAATACCGCGGAGCCTATAACGCATCCAAGTTTGCTATTGAAGGTTGGACAGACACCTTACGCCTAGAGCTATACGGCAGCAATATACACATTGCTTTGCTTGAACCAGGTCCGATCGAGACTCGCTTTCGACAAAATGCACTCACCGCTTTTATGAAATGGATTGATATTGAGAGCAGTCCGCACAAAGAACACTATCTTGCCCAGCGCAGTCGCTTAGAAAATGAGACCTCAAGCAACCGATTTGTCTTGCCAGCACAATCCTGCGTTGCGCCAGTGTTGCACGCGCTCACAAGCCCAAAGCCAAAAATTCGCTACCGAGTCACCACGCCAACCGTGCTATTTGCCTATCTTAAACGACTACTTCCTGCTCGCTGGATGGATGAGATTTTGAGACGCGCCGCATAA
- a CDS encoding TIGR01777 family oxidoreductase has protein sequence MKILLTGGTGFIGCELLKILSEHQIVLLTRDTKAAKQRLHFADRGNITYLPHLDELHDLNDVDAVINLAGEPIADKRWTKSQKQLICQSRWQLTEKLVALIHASTKPPAVFISGSAVGYYGDQQAHPFDESLHVHSQSFTHTVCERWEQIAKRAQSEQTRVCLLRTGVVLGLGGGALAKMLLPYRLGLGGPIGNGQQYLPWIHLQDMVRAMVYLLETPHAQGAYNLSAPHPVTNKVFSETLARTLGRPHLLMTPKWAINLLMGESACLLLDSIRAKPKKLTELGFTFHYSRVELALKCLLHSEN, from the coding sequence ATGAAGATATTACTGACTGGTGGAACGGGTTTTATCGGCTGCGAGCTACTCAAGATATTGAGTGAGCATCAAATCGTATTGTTGACCAGAGACACGAAGGCCGCCAAGCAGCGGCTGCATTTCGCTGACCGAGGCAACATCACTTACTTGCCTCATTTAGATGAGCTGCACGATCTGAACGACGTTGATGCCGTGATTAACCTAGCGGGAGAACCGATCGCGGATAAACGCTGGACCAAGTCACAAAAGCAGCTCATTTGTCAAAGCCGCTGGCAACTAACCGAAAAATTGGTGGCGCTCATTCACGCCAGTACCAAACCGCCCGCCGTGTTCATCAGTGGTTCTGCCGTGGGCTATTATGGTGACCAACAAGCCCATCCTTTCGACGAGAGTTTGCACGTACATAGCCAGAGTTTCACCCATACTGTATGTGAGCGTTGGGAACAGATTGCCAAGCGAGCCCAATCGGAACAAACTCGCGTTTGTCTGTTACGCACGGGCGTGGTGCTTGGCTTAGGCGGCGGTGCACTGGCTAAAATGTTGCTACCATACCGTCTAGGTTTAGGTGGGCCGATAGGCAATGGCCAGCAATATCTGCCATGGATTCACCTGCAAGACATGGTCCGAGCGATGGTCTATTTACTTGAGACCCCTCATGCGCAGGGCGCATATAACCTCAGCGCACCTCATCCGGTGACCAACAAGGTTTTCAGCGAAACTCTCGCCAGAACGCTAGGTCGCCCCCATCTGTTGATGACACCGAAATGGGCAATCAATCTCCTGATGGGAGAGTCCGCCTGTCTGCTACTCGATAGTATCCGCGCTAAACCGAAAAAACTGACGGAACTTGGATTTACCTTCCATTATTCACGCGTTGAACTGGCGCTAAAATGTCTATTACATAGCGAAAACTAA
- a CDS encoding DUF1538 domain-containing protein — translation MTAILALFRAFAASARDLLPIVVVIVFFQLVVLQQPLPNLMSIVSGLVLVILGLTFFVFGLEMGLFPIGESMAQAFARKGSLFWLFVFSFCLGFGTTIAEPALTAVADEAAQVAAEGGVIEENQYAMDRYANGLRVTVALSVGVAIVLGVLRILKGWPIHYMIIGGYVIVVILTGFAPENIVGIAYDSGGVTTSTITVPLVTALGVGLASAIKGRNPMLDGFGLIAFASLLPMIFVMIYGMVVT, via the coding sequence ATGACAGCCATTCTTGCTCTTTTTCGAGCCTTTGCCGCCAGTGCCCGAGATCTGTTGCCGATTGTTGTGGTGATTGTCTTCTTTCAGTTGGTGGTGTTGCAGCAACCGTTACCAAACTTGATGTCCATCGTTTCTGGTTTAGTGTTGGTAATCCTCGGTTTAACCTTCTTTGTTTTTGGTTTAGAAATGGGGCTCTTTCCCATCGGCGAGTCGATGGCACAGGCTTTTGCACGTAAAGGCAGTCTGTTTTGGCTGTTCGTCTTCTCTTTTTGTTTGGGATTCGGCACGACTATCGCGGAGCCTGCGTTGACTGCGGTGGCGGACGAGGCCGCTCAAGTTGCGGCGGAAGGGGGAGTGATAGAGGAGAACCAATACGCTATGGATCGTTACGCTAATGGATTGAGAGTCACCGTGGCCTTATCGGTGGGGGTGGCGATTGTATTGGGCGTGCTGAGAATCCTTAAAGGTTGGCCGATCCACTATATGATTATCGGTGGTTACGTCATTGTGGTGATTCTGACGGGCTTTGCGCCAGAAAACATCGTTGGGATTGCCTATGACTCTGGCGGCGTAACGACTTCGACCATTACCGTGCCACTCGTAACGGCGCTGGGAGTGGGTTTAGCTTCGGCGATTAAAGGGCGCAATCCGATGTTAGACGGATTTGGCTTGATCGCTTTCGCCTCTTTGCTACCGATGATCTTCGTCATGATTTACGGCATGGTGGTGACATGA
- a CDS encoding DUF1538 domain-containing protein: MMELSHFFDILLSTLVDVMPIAAILFGFQFAVLRKPIHNPLKVLLGFLYVILGLALFLMGLELALFPLGETMASQLTAPHFLTQVRISLGSQLEWIDYYWVYLFAFFIGFSTTVAEPSLIAVAIKANQVSGGSIGVTGLRVAVALGVAVGIALGSYRIVVGDPIHYYIIVGYILVVIQTYFAPRLIVPLAYDSGGVTTSTVTVPLVTALGLGLASTVPGRNPLIDGFGLIAFASLFPIISVMGYAQITQWLSRRQVSKENENAL, encoded by the coding sequence ATGATGGAGTTGAGCCATTTTTTCGATATCTTGCTAAGTACTTTGGTCGATGTGATGCCGATTGCGGCCATTTTGTTTGGTTTTCAGTTTGCTGTGTTGCGCAAGCCGATCCACAATCCGCTGAAAGTGTTGCTCGGCTTTCTCTACGTTATCTTGGGGTTAGCGCTTTTTCTTATGGGCCTTGAACTCGCGCTTTTTCCGCTGGGAGAAACCATGGCAAGTCAGCTCACTGCGCCGCACTTTTTGACTCAAGTGCGTATTAGCTTAGGCAGTCAGTTGGAATGGATCGACTATTACTGGGTTTATCTGTTCGCCTTTTTTATTGGTTTTAGTACCACGGTCGCTGAGCCCTCGTTGATTGCTGTGGCGATCAAAGCCAATCAAGTATCGGGTGGCAGTATCGGCGTCACTGGTCTGAGGGTGGCCGTAGCACTTGGGGTTGCTGTGGGCATTGCGCTTGGCAGTTACCGCATTGTCGTCGGCGATCCCATTCATTATTACATCATTGTCGGCTACATATTGGTCGTCATTCAAACTTACTTTGCTCCGCGATTAATTGTCCCTCTGGCTTATGATTCCGGAGGGGTCACTACCTCGACTGTCACGGTTCCGCTGGTGACGGCGCTGGGGCTTGGGCTTGCCTCCACCGTTCCTGGTCGCAATCCGCTCATCGACGGTTTTGGCTTGATTGCTTTTGCCAGCTTATTTCCCATTATCTCAGTGATGGGGTACGCGCAAATCACTCAATGGCTGAGTCGTCGGCAAGTATCAAAGGAGAATGAAAATGCGCTTTAA
- a CDS encoding P-II family nitrogen regulator encodes MRFKLIVAFVEDSKTDIVLDAAREAGATGATVINNARGQGLNQKRTFFGLTLEVQKDVLLFVVEEHLSRHILETINDVGEFDVESGQGIAIQIDIEDAVGVAHQVAKLTKVVEDEL; translated from the coding sequence ATGCGCTTTAAACTGATTGTGGCGTTTGTTGAAGACAGTAAAACAGACATTGTTTTAGATGCTGCGCGTGAGGCAGGCGCGACGGGCGCTACTGTGATTAATAATGCGCGCGGTCAAGGGTTAAATCAAAAACGGACCTTCTTTGGCTTGACGTTAGAAGTACAAAAGGACGTGTTACTTTTTGTGGTGGAAGAGCATCTGTCTCGCCATATTCTCGAAACCATTAACGACGTCGGCGAGTTTGATGTGGAGTCGGGGCAGGGCATAGCCATCCAAATTGACATTGAGGATGCGGTAGGCGTTGCGCATCAGGTGGCCAAGTTAACCAAAGTGGTAGAGGACGAACTATGA
- a CDS encoding CBS domain-containing protein: protein MNSHDRIQVRDVMANMYVMVDGLTTVHEGITLARKHQVKALVVDKRHEDDEYGIVLMNDIAKKVLAKNRSPHRTNIYEIMTKPALCVSPDMNVKYCARLFERFGISRAPVIENGKLIGMVSYNNIVMNGMARDDEQES from the coding sequence ATGAACAGTCATGACAGAATTCAAGTGCGGGATGTGATGGCCAACATGTATGTGATGGTCGACGGCCTGACCACAGTGCATGAAGGCATCACACTGGCAAGGAAACATCAGGTGAAAGCGTTAGTGGTCGACAAACGCCACGAAGATGATGAGTATGGGATTGTTTTGATGAACGACATTGCGAAAAAAGTGTTGGCAAAAAATCGCTCGCCACATCGAACCAATATCTATGAGATCATGACCAAACCTGCGTTGTGCGTCTCGCCTGATATGAACGTTAAATACTGCGCGCGATTGTTTGAGCGTTTTGGCATCAGCCGCGCCCCTGTGATTGAAAATGGCAAACTGATTGGCATGGTCAGTTATAACAACATCGTCATGAATGGCATGGCTCGGGATGACGAGCAAGAATCTTAA
- the yfcE gene encoding phosphodiesterase, with product MKLFIASDLHGCLEATKAMLTCFENSGAEHLILLGDLLNHGPRNPIPRAYNPPEVARLLNEYADKIIAVRGNCDSEVDQMLLSFPMMMDYAWVLLEPGRKVFLTHGHKYHAKQNPGLRAGDVLVHGHTHIPVAQREDGNLIFNPGSVTFPREGKPASYGVYDSGTWSVIALSGETLLATTL from the coding sequence GTGAAACTGTTTATTGCTTCTGATCTGCATGGCTGCCTTGAGGCCACCAAAGCGATGTTGACATGCTTTGAAAACTCCGGTGCCGAGCATTTGATATTGTTGGGCGATCTATTAAATCATGGGCCGAGAAATCCGATTCCGCGCGCCTACAATCCGCCAGAAGTGGCACGATTGCTCAATGAGTACGCCGATAAGATTATTGCCGTGCGTGGAAATTGCGATAGCGAAGTCGATCAAATGTTGCTGTCGTTTCCGATGATGATGGATTACGCCTGGGTTTTGCTTGAACCGGGGCGTAAGGTATTCCTCACTCACGGCCATAAATACCATGCCAAACAAAACCCAGGGTTGCGCGCCGGGGATGTATTGGTGCATGGCCACACGCATATTCCCGTAGCACAACGGGAAGACGGGAATCTTATATTTAATCCCGGCTCGGTGACTTTCCCAAGAGAGGGCAAACCGGCCAGTTATGGGGTGTACGACTCTGGCACTTGGTCAGTGATCGCACTGAGCGGTGAAACCCTGCTTGCAACCACGCTGTAA
- a CDS encoding SelT/SelW/SelH family protein — translation MTKAKIAIYYCRQCNWMLRSTWLAQELLHTFSEEIETVSLHPDTGGRFEIFCNEVLIWERKADGGFPEAKVLKQKVRDRIDPERDLGHSDRN, via the coding sequence ATGACAAAAGCGAAAATCGCCATCTATTACTGCCGTCAGTGCAATTGGATGCTCCGCTCCACCTGGTTGGCGCAAGAACTGCTGCACACCTTCAGTGAAGAAATTGAGACAGTCAGCCTTCACCCAGATACTGGTGGCCGGTTTGAAATTTTCTGTAATGAAGTGCTTATTTGGGAGCGCAAAGCCGATGGTGGATTTCCTGAGGCCAAAGTACTGAAACAAAAAGTCCGAGATAGAATTGATCCAGAAAGAGATTTGGGCCACTCAGACAGAAACTAA
- a CDS encoding sulfite exporter TauE/SafE family protein → MDWINTALLFLGSLVANTLASVSGGGAGLLQFPLLIFMGLPFAMALATHKLASVALGLGAAFTHFRSGSLNGKVIVYLVLTGSIGVVTGANLVMLIPEKAAQMLLGLMILALGIYSRAKKQLGQSEQANHRDIHGWLIGGTVMVLIGVINGSLTAGSGLLVTLFLVRWFGYSYKQAVALTMICVGLFWNGIGGLAVVEAGAPVHWPWLPALLLSSFLGGGLGAWISQRLSNNVVKIAFEVLTFAVGLKLLF, encoded by the coding sequence ATGGATTGGATTAACACCGCTTTGCTGTTTTTGGGTTCGCTAGTGGCCAACACCCTCGCTTCTGTTTCTGGAGGCGGCGCTGGCTTACTGCAATTTCCCCTCCTTATTTTCATGGGGCTTCCCTTTGCGATGGCTCTCGCTACCCACAAACTTGCCAGCGTCGCGCTCGGTTTAGGCGCAGCCTTTACTCACTTTCGTTCAGGTTCACTCAATGGCAAGGTTATCGTTTATCTGGTTTTAACGGGCAGTATTGGCGTAGTCACGGGCGCGAACTTGGTCATGCTGATCCCAGAGAAAGCCGCCCAGATGCTGCTTGGTTTGATGATATTGGCCTTAGGGATCTATTCGCGTGCTAAAAAGCAACTTGGCCAGAGTGAACAAGCCAATCATAGAGATATTCATGGATGGCTGATTGGCGGCACAGTGATGGTTTTGATTGGCGTCATTAACGGCTCCTTAACAGCAGGGTCAGGATTATTGGTGACGCTCTTTTTGGTGCGCTGGTTTGGGTACAGCTACAAACAAGCCGTCGCATTGACAATGATTTGCGTCGGTTTATTCTGGAACGGTATCGGAGGTTTGGCCGTGGTAGAAGCTGGTGCTCCCGTTCACTGGCCTTGGCTGCCTGCGCTGTTATTGAGCTCCTTCCTCGGGGGCGGTTTGGGCGCTTGGATAAGCCAGAGACTTAGCAACAACGTGGTCAAAATCGCCTTTGAAGTGCTCACGTTCGCCGTTGGTTTAAAATTGTTGTTTTAA
- a CDS encoding regulatory protein ToxS, whose product MKTKIASLLLVASTLFSAWLYWGSDLKVEQILSANEWQSNMVTVINDELNPDGTVGPLRKVNVTSNVKYLPNGNYIRVAMLKLFSHESSQEVTINISESGQWDVSDNYLLVTPKEFKDVSSSKNQDFSDAQLKVITKVFKMDAQQSRRIDIVNEKTLLLTSLNHGSTVLFSN is encoded by the coding sequence ATGAAAACTAAAATCGCCTCTTTACTTTTGGTGGCTTCAACGCTCTTTAGTGCTTGGCTTTACTGGGGAAGTGATCTGAAGGTCGAACAGATCCTCTCCGCGAATGAGTGGCAGTCCAATATGGTTACAGTGATCAATGATGAGCTCAACCCCGATGGCACGGTTGGCCCTTTACGTAAGGTGAACGTAACGTCAAATGTGAAATATTTGCCAAACGGCAACTACATTCGCGTTGCGATGCTCAAGCTGTTTTCACATGAATCATCTCAAGAAGTCACCATCAATATTTCCGAATCGGGCCAATGGGATGTGAGCGATAATTACTTGCTGGTCACGCCGAAGGAGTTTAAAGATGTCTCCTCGTCCAAAAACCAAGACTTCTCAGATGCACAACTGAAAGTGATCACCAAAGTGTTCAAAATGGACGCACAGCAAAGCCGTCGTATTGACATCGTCAACGAAAAAACGCTGCTTTTAACCAGCCTGAATCACGGCTCAACGGTGCTTTTTTCGAACTAA
- a CDS encoding transcriptional regulator, whose amino-acid sequence MSHIGTKFVIAQRFIFDPNSNTLLDQDFSNEIVRLGSNESRILLILAERPNEVLSRNELHEFVWREQGFEVDDSSLTQAISTLRKMLKDSTKSPEYVKTVPKRGYQLICSVERITPLLSDKSNSIEEAPDADSLSLEEVEITQDGYASDLIEVETLNTQETIIAPKTRWYIIAMWLLSILLPISVMLFTNPAESKFRVLANVGDIQVLTPINHPPLQAWLPSIEQCVNKYAEVHLGESTPVKVIATGGQNNQLTLNYIHSLNHSSENVTLRIVAEQNDLGSICK is encoded by the coding sequence ATGAGTCATATCGGCACTAAGTTTGTTATCGCACAACGGTTCATTTTTGATCCGAACAGCAATACATTACTTGATCAAGATTTCAGCAACGAAATCGTACGGCTGGGCAGTAATGAAAGCCGTATTCTGCTGATATTGGCAGAAAGACCAAATGAAGTTTTAAGTCGCAACGAATTGCATGAGTTTGTCTGGCGCGAGCAGGGTTTCGAAGTGGATGATTCTAGCTTGACCCAAGCTATTTCTACCTTGCGTAAAATGCTCAAAGACTCCACTAAATCGCCTGAATATGTGAAAACTGTGCCAAAGCGCGGCTATCAGCTCATCTGTTCGGTAGAGAGAATCACTCCTTTGCTGTCAGATAAATCGAATAGCATTGAGGAAGCACCGGATGCCGATTCCCTTAGCCTCGAAGAGGTTGAAATTACGCAAGACGGCTACGCAAGTGATTTAATCGAAGTCGAAACACTCAATACCCAAGAGACAATCATTGCGCCAAAAACGCGTTGGTATATCATCGCTATGTGGTTGCTTTCCATCTTGCTGCCGATAAGTGTGATGTTGTTTACCAATCCAGCTGAGTCTAAATTTCGGGTATTGGCAAACGTGGGTGACATTCAAGTACTGACCCCGATTAACCATCCTCCTTTGCAGGCTTGGCTACCGTCCATTGAACAATGCGTGAATAAATATGCAGAAGTTCACCTTGGCGAATCGACGCCAGTGAAAGTCATTGCAACAGGTGGACAAAACAATCAACTGACACTGAATTACATTCATAGCCTCAACCATTCTAGTGAAAACGTTACGTTGAGAATCGTGGCCGAACAAAATGACCTTGGTTCCATTTGTAAATGA